The Pantoea nemavictus genome includes a region encoding these proteins:
- a CDS encoding response regulator transcription factor, with amino-acid sequence MASLLLIDDHPLVAVALEAASAHAPIPLKIHAAGDEAQARQLLQLHHIDVIVLDIGLPDCDGLELLRRLRLRNQQCPVLIYSAQQSRHTLLSAVSLGAAGYVVKSQSMAQLLSAILAVLGGQQAFPPLPERIELPLTEKEQQIVALLVKGLSNLQIGEQLHISNKTVSTHKKNILEKTGVQSVVELAELWKAQQ; translated from the coding sequence ATGGCTTCATTGCTACTTATTGATGATCATCCGTTAGTTGCCGTCGCACTGGAAGCGGCGAGTGCTCACGCCCCCATCCCCTTAAAAATTCACGCTGCTGGCGATGAAGCGCAAGCACGCCAACTGCTTCAGCTGCATCACATTGATGTGATTGTGCTTGATATCGGTTTGCCGGACTGCGACGGACTGGAGCTATTGCGCCGTTTACGCCTGCGCAATCAGCAATGCCCGGTGTTGATCTACTCAGCACAGCAGAGTCGCCACACGTTGCTCAGTGCGGTATCGCTCGGTGCCGCCGGTTATGTGGTAAAGAGCCAAAGTATGGCGCAACTGCTCAGTGCCATTTTGGCGGTGCTCGGCGGCCAACAAGCCTTCCCGCCGCTGCCAGAACGTATCGAACTGCCTTTAACCGAGAAAGAGCAGCAAATTGTGGCGCTGCTGGTGAAGGGATTGTCGAATTTGCAGATTGGCGAACAGCTGCATATCAGTAATAAAACCGTAAGCACCCACAAGAAAAATATTCTGGAGAAAACCGGCGTGCAATCGGTTGTAGAACTCGCCGAACTGTGGAAAGCGCAGCAGTGA